Sequence from the Capsicum annuum cultivar UCD-10X-F1 unplaced genomic scaffold, UCD10Xv1.1 ctg3704, whole genome shotgun sequence genome:
TATGCATTGTCCTTAAGCTAATCATTGGAAAGCTGTTAAGCGACTGCTTCGATATCTCAAACAGACCTTCTcttttggtcttcaaagaaccCGTGAGACTAATAATCGACTTATGGTGTACTCTGACTCTGATTGGGCTGGTGACCCTATAGATAGAACTTCCACAACTGGCTATGTTATATATCTTGGAAGTACGCCAGTCTCGTGGTCCTCCAAGAAGCAGCGATCCATCTCTCGGTCATCCACCGAAGCTGAATACCGAGCTGTAGCTGCTGCTCTGGCAGAAACCAACTGGATCACCAACCTACTGCGTGAGCTTCGTTTTTTCCTTGCTTGAATTCCGCGTATACTCTGTGATAATATTGGAACTACATACATCTGCGAGAATCCTATCTTTCATAGTAAGATGAAGCATATTGCCATCGATTTCCACTTTATCCGTGACCAGGTGCAACGCAAAGAGGTTGAAGTTAAGCAGTTACATGCTGCTGATCAGGTTGCTGATGTCCTAACCAAGCCACTTCCACGTGCTTCTTTCAGTCGCATGTTTGACAAGTTGGGTATTGTAGACGTCAACACCAACTTGCGGGGGCGTAAAAGAGATATGCGAgaataataattatttcataGTTATCTACTTGTACAGCTGTAATTAGTTATTGTATAACTTTAGGATTGTAATTAGTTGTTGTATTACTTTAGGACTAGGTGTTGTATTATCACCAATATATTCTCCATTAGCCTATGAATAAAGATTGATCTTCTCATTCTCTGTTTAGCAGATATCTGTTGCTGTTAGAAGGTGACACGTATTCCGTGAATTTAGTTTACTGCTCTCACCTGCTTTCTTTTCCTCCATCTCCTTCCTGCAATTCTTCTTCCAAACAAAACTCATAGTAATAAATAAATGTCTTGAGTTTATTGTTGCTCCATTCTCAACGTAACCACTTTATAATTCCTAAAACCCACGTATCCCGATGTTGGGGGGTCAATGTAatacccaaaaatccaaacccatGTCAGAGTCATGTTCCAAGCTCATGCAAAGAATCTTATAATCTAATTTTACAAGTGAGTTTGATGTGgcctcccagctattagacgaatcaaaataattctTACcgattgttatgtctatttgttaaatagtaaggttgaaacaatagatgcgtttaggcaagttgaaaattagttagaaaaaaaaagatcaaaacgataagaagtgatagaggcggagaatatgaatGACTATCACAAAACACATTTATAGGGAAAGATCATGAACATCCAACTCATTCAAGAAGCATACCAATAAGAATTAGAACATAACCAAAAATAGATGTTCTTGTTGCTGCACAACTAGCCCATCCTAACCACTTTATAATTCCCAAAACCGCTGTCTGTAGATACGGATACCCATTGGACCAATACACCCCAAGAGTGAAAGACAAGATTGCTGTAAACAATAGTCTATTCTTGTGGATTCCTGCTATTATTCTTTCCTGTAGGTGGTTGGTGGTAGGTTGTACAGGTACCAAATTGGGATAATCATTTGGAGGAAGTACTACCAGATTGGGATAATCTCTTACAAATTGACTCAACGCATTAAAAGTACGAGCATTAAATGTCTTAAGGTAAATAGCATAAGGGGAATCAGAATCACTCTGATGACGACATAGCGGCAATGTAGAACAGAAGTCCCACCCCGAATAAACATGAAAGCATGGACGTAGTTGCATATCTCCTCCAGCAGCAGGAGGCTGCTGGATAATAATATCCTGAAAGCGTAGACGTTGTTGGATGGTATCAACAGTACTTTCATCGGAAAGTCTGTTTCGATTGCTTGATGAATGCTTCAATGGAAATGACATACATAAAATTTcctgaaaaagaagaattaacaGCCAAATTATAAATGACCTAGAGTCAAAATTTCCTTAGAAATAGATGccaacaatccaaaataattaaattgatgaaaattgaGTTACCTGTATTATTTTTAAACACAAACAAACTCATAGATAGATATATCACATACAGTTTTACTACTATGAAATCTACTACTATATTGATAAAAGTAGTTGGATCGAAAACATAAAAGCGTAAGAAAAATCTCATCCAAGGGTGTGGCCCAGTGGTTCAgtgaagttgggatgagcacgttgctggtgggaggtggcacgtatcccgtggatttagtcgaggtgcacgcATGCTGGGtcggacaccacggttattaaaaaaaaaaaaatttatggtgGATTTCTTGAATACAAGAACAGCAGTAACATACCTAGATAACCATAACTTGTTTGTTATCTTGCCAATTTGCAcaccattaattaaaaaaaaatcagatcTACTTGTGCATACCTCTCTTTGACTTGTGCGTCGTCTTTTTTCGTCGTGAGAATTCATTGCTCCCATTTTGAGTAACTCCTCCTGACAAAAATAACAGGGAGGAAAACACAAATCAAGTCTCAGTATCCCAACCAAATTCAACAATGAAGCATGCATGCACAGTGNNNNNNNNNNNNNNNNNNNNNNNNNNNNNNNNNNNNNNNNNNNNNNNNNNNNNNNNNNNNNNNNNNNNNNNNNNNNNNNNNNNNNNNNNN
This genomic interval carries:
- the LOC124891543 gene encoding uncharacterized protein LOC124891543, producing MGAMNSHDEKRRRTSQREEILCMSFPLKHSSSNRNRLSDESTVDTIQQRLRFQDIIIQQPPAAGGDMQLRPCFHVYSGWDFCSTLPLCRHQSDSDSPYAIYLKTFNARTFNALSQFVRDYPNLVVLPPNDYPNLVPVQPTTNHLQERIIAGIHKNRLLFTAILSFTLGVYWSNGYPYLQTAVLGIIKWLGWASCAATRTSIFGYVLILIGMLLE